A stretch of DNA from Candidatus Pseudomonas phytovorans:
TGCCCAGCATCAGGGCAAGCGCTTGCAGGCGCAGCGGCGCAAGCCGAAATGCCCGTTCGGCAAATGCCTGGGCCAATGCGGCGTCATGGCTCAGCACATAGGCGTAAGGTGCCTCGCCCCCCACTGCGGCCTCGAATGCCCCCAGCACCAACAGCCAGCGAGGGTCGATCCAGTCGCGCAGGCGCGTGCGTGGTGGCCCGCTGTAACAGTGCTCACTGTCCAGGTCGTTTTCCAGCAACCACAGAGGGTGCTGGCCAAGTAAATGGCCAAGCTGCTGCTGGTAGTGCGGGGATACCAGGCGCCCGTGTGGCATACCAAGGCAAGATGGCATCACCACCATGCACACCGGTTCGCCCCCCAGCAACCGGGCCAAGGCGCGCAGGTCCGGGTTGCCGCGGCTATCCGCAGGCACTTCCAGCACTCGCATGCCAGCACGTGCCAAAGCGCGCAACACCTGCCAGCAACAGGGCGACTGCACCAGCACCGTCCCACCCTGCAAGGCAAGCCCCGCGAGCACTGTCTCCAGCACCGCCTGCACATCAGGCGCCAGTTGAACATCCTCCGCACACCAGTACTGGCTGGAGGAACGGGTATAACACTCAGCCACGGCAATGCGCAGACGGGTGTCGCCGAGTGTGTCCCAAGGCGCAACACCGCCGGCGCGCTGACGGGCCAAGCGGCGCTCGTGGCCAAGCAGCGCACGCTCCAGCAATGGCTGCGCCGGCAAGGGTGCCTGCGGGTGCATGGGCGCTACCTCTGCCTTGGCAACGAACCGAGCGTAGTAGCCGGACCTTGGCAAGCAATGTACGCGGCCTTCTTCCTCCAGCAGGTTGTAGGCACTCTGCACCGTCGCCAACGACACCCGCAGCCGTCGGGACAGCGCACGCAATGACGGCAGCTTGCACGGGTCACCGCCTGAGGCCTGCTCGATCAACGCTTCGAGGTAGCGATACACCTTGCGATAGGCGAACTCGCCGGGAACCGCTTGCCCCGTCAAGGCAACGCCGCTGGGCCACGCAGGCGCCCCGACGAAGGCCGTGGCAGCAACCTGAGGTGCACGTCGCGGCGGGCCAGGTTGCTTTGCAAGCGCCAGGCAGCCAGCGGCATGCGCCCCTCATAGACCGCCCGCAACTGCACCAGCGGCAGGCCACTGGTATTCACCAGCCAGTCGCTGACTGCATCGGGGCAGGGTTTGCCTTGCAAGGCCCGGTGCAGGTACGGCAGCGCTACCAGCATGTCTGCATGCCGGCACTGCAAGAACCGCTCGAGTCGCTTCCCCTGCCTGGCGAACGGGCTGAACAGCAGGCACACCAGTTGCGTCTGGTTGATACCGTAGGCTTTACCCAGCGGCAGCGCGTGAACATCGTGACGTTTGCTGTCGTCCAACGGGTCGGCCAGCCGCAGCGCCGGGCGCGCGGCCTGCCGCTCAAGGCTGCGTGCACGCAGTTCGTGCAACTGTGCCGGTGCCTGCCGGTCGACGAACGCAGCCAATGGCCAGGCATCTTCGGCATTTTCGAATCCACCACCCAACATGCCGTCGAGTTGCTGCCCCTCAAGCAAATGCGGCAGCAGGTCATCTATGGCAATCACCCGCAACGGCGCATCCTCCATGACGGCGCCCGGAATTGGCCCCGCCTTGCGGCCCGGGGTGGCTTCGACAGCGCCGTGCAAGCGGCTGAGCCCTTGGGCCAGAGCCGCCAGGCATTGATGCAACACATGCGGGCCGCGCTCACCCGCCAGCCGCAGGCTACGCCGGGCCCAGGCCAGGTACCGGCGCCGCTGGCGAACAGGAATGGCAGTGATCAGCACGTCGGCCGGGGTCGGTGCCAGCAGTGCAAAACCCACGGCATCCGCCAGCTCCAGGTGCAGGCGGCTACCCAGCAGGGCTTCAGGCCGGGCATCGATCATGTGACCGAACATCAGCAGGGTGTTCCTCGCCAGCAGCCAGCGTTCGGGCAGTGCCGAAGGCCGACGGCTGAAGGGCACCACTTCCCGGCCTTCAATCATCTGCAATTCAACCCGAGGGTCATCCTGCATGAACAGGGCACTGAAGCTGCGCTCGTGGCCCTCAAGGGTGCCGCTGGCGGCCACCGGCACGCTGACCACCAGCACCCGCAACTGAAAGGTAACCGGCGCGCGTAAAGCGATGCTCAACTGCGCCGCACGCAGCATGGCCAGCAGCCGGGCACTGCGGCAATCGCCGCCATGCAGTACCAGCACGCGGAACGTACCGATGTACTCGGGCCCACCTGCAGCGACCAGCAACCGTTGTATCAGCAACTGCAAGGATGCTCGCTGCGCCTGTGACATTTGGCTCAGCAAGCGCTCGAGCACTTGCTGGTAGATATAGTGCATTGCCTGATCGTGAATAGCCGTCACGAATCACCTCATCAACTTCATGCAGCCAGCGTGTGCTGAAACCTGTATTCAAGATTCAATACACCCTGTGCTCACCCGGAAGAAATTTCCTACAATCAAATTGAAGTAATGACGTAACGCATCACTGTCGCCAGACCATCGAGAAAAAACCACCACTGCAACGGCCCATCGCGACCACACACAGCTCATCCTCAGGCATCGCCATGCTCATTCCACGCTCCTTGCGCAAACTATCATGGGGCCATTATCGGGGGATGCAGCGCTAATAGAAGATACAGATCGCGGTAAAAAAACCATTCAGCAAGATTGCAGATACACACTGAACGCCTGGACAAAATCGTTCAAGGCTGAATAGTTGGCGGGATATTTCCACACAACGACAGGCCATTGGCTTATATGTAGTCCGTTTCCGAATTTACTGTGGGAATATTCTTATATTAAGCATCCAGATCACTTAACTCCAGATGCAAAAAACCCGGGACTCTGCCCGGGTTCATCGGCATTGCAAACTGCTGTCAGTGTTGCGCCATATCCAGCACCACTCGCCCGCCGCAAGGGCATTGGTCCATGTAACGATGTGCCTCCACCACCTGCTCGAACGGGTACACCTTGATGATCTGCGGTGTCAGTAGCTGGTCAGCGGTGAACTGGTTGATATCACGCAAGGCACGCTGCAGCGCCACCTGGTCCTGGCTGATGCCAAGCTCCGGCTTGCCGGTGAAGTTACCGATGCAGTGCACATAGAATTGAATGTTCTTCTGGAAGGCTGCACAGGCCGGGAACGGGGTCTGGTTACCCCCTTGCAGGCCATATAGCACCAGGCTGCCACGCGGCGCCAGCACATCGCCCAGCAACGACATCTGCGGCCCGCCCATGCCATCGAGGACCATGTCCACGCCACGGCCATCGGTGTATTTGCCAACTTGCAGCAGCAGGTCCTGCTCTTCGGTGACAATCACCTTGTCGGCACCCAGGCCCAGCAGGTACTCACGCTGCTCAGCTTCTTTGGTAGCAGCAAACACCTTCAGCCCCAGGGCCTTGCCCAACTGCACGAAGGCAGGGCCGGCACAATGGCTGGCATCGGTCACCAGCGCGGTTTGCCCCGCCTTGGCCCGCGCCAGGTCAACGTAGGCAAAATAGGCGATCAACAGCGGTGTGTAGTGCACGCTGGCCTCGATCGGGGTAAGCACATCCGGATAGCGGGTAATGGCCGTGCGCGGCAGCACGATGACATCGCCATACACCGGATGGTCGTTGGCACTGGTGGCCGGGAAGCTGGCGACCCGGTCGCCCACCGCAATGTCCTCGACCCCTTCACCGACCGCAGTCACCACCCCGGCCATTTCGTGGCCGATGCCCGCCGGAAGGCGTGCCTGGGACGGCGCCAGGTTCTGGCGCCAAAGCACGTCATACCAGCTGACGCCAACCGCCTGGACGCGGATCTGAACCTCGTCGGCAGCGGGTGACGGTTCGGCCTGCTCCTCGCAACGGAGCACATCGGCAGCGCCGAACTTGTGGAAACGGATCATGCGGGACATCGCATACCTCGCCTTTGTGAACCTCTAATTACCACTGACTTTATCCGGGCTTTGGCGGTTAGACCATCAGTGGTCATTAATAGTCGACATGCTTGTCATCGATTGGGCACCTGACATTCCCTGCAATTGGTCCCCCTAAACCCGTGCAGGGTAGCAGCCTTTGGCCTTAAGATTCACCCCTGCCCCACTTTAGGCGAAGCGCACCGATGAATCGAAACGACCTGCGTCGCGTAGACCTCAACCTGCTGATCGTGTTCGAAACGCTGATGCACGAACGCAGTGTGACCCGTGCCGCGGAAAAATTGTTCCTCGGCCAGCCGGCCATCAGCGCGGCTCTGTCGCGCCTGCGCAACCTGTTCGACGACCCGCTGTTCGTGCGCACCGGCCGCAGCATGGAGCCCTCCGCGCGGGCCCACGAGATCTTCGCCCTGCTGTCGCCAGCGCTGGACTCGATTTCCACTGCGGTCAGCCGCGCCTCTGAATTCGACCCCGCTACCAGTAACGCCGTCTTCCGTATCGGCCTGTCGGATGACGCCGAGTTCGCCCTGCTGCCACAGTTGCTCAAGCGCATCCGTGCCGAGGCACCCGGTATCGTGCTGGTAGTGCGGCGGGTCAATTACCTGCTGATGCCGACGCTGCTGGCTTCGGGTGAGATCTCGGTGGGCGTCAGCTATACCAGTGACCTGCCGGCCAACGCCAAACGCAAGATACTGCGCCGCAGCATGCCGAAACTGCTGCGCGCCGACAGCGTGCCCGGCAGTATTACCCTGGACGACTTCTGCGCGCGGCCGCATGCGCTGGTGTCATTTGCCGGTGACTTGTCGGGTTTTATCGATGAGGCGCTGGAAGAGCTCGGCCGCAAACGCCATGTTGTGCTGGCGGTGCCGCAGTTCAACGGGCTGGGGAGCCTGCTGGCGGGGACGGATATCGTGGCGACGGTGCCGGATTACACCGCAGCTGTGCTGACCGCCGCCGGTGGGTTGCGGGCCGAAGACCTGCCGATACCTGTGCGCAGTTTTGAACTGCACATGGCCTGGCGTGGGGCGCAGGACAACGACCCGGCGGAGAGGTGGTTGCGGTCGAGGATTCAGATGTTTTTTGGGGATCCGGACAGCCTTTAGACTTCGTAGGCCAAGCTGGTCCTCTCTGACTCTGCTCTGTAAAAATGCCAGTACTCGTCACGACTACTGGATCGCCGGTAGCAACATCACGCTGGTCATGGCCGCCGTCACACCGCACAACGATGCCAAGATAAATTTTGCCAAGTGGGTGGCGTATCGAGTGACCCAGGACACGCTCTCCTCCAATCGTCCACGCATGTTTTCCGTGAACTGGGTGGGGATTAGCGGGGAAACTGCAGGACGACCTGTATCCAAACGTCAGAAGGAATCTCTGATGCAGTTACGCAAGGATAATCACTACGTACCCGAACTCTACCTCAAGCAATGGGCAGATAAGGTTGGTGTCCTTACGTACCGATTGCTGGTGCCCAACGAAAATGTTGGAGCCTGGAAAAAGCATTCCTTGAAGGGTATCGGCTACCAAAAGCACCTCTACACATATTGGGCCGGTGGTGCGGAAACTGATGAATTCGAGTGTTGGTTAGACCGAGAATTCGAACCCTGCCCACGAAGCAATCCGTAGGGTGGTGCAGGAAGATCGATTGGAACCAGAGCATTGGCGGCGTTACGACTCAAGGTCCAAGGTCATCGTCTATGCATGGGTCATAGCACCCGGCCGATCGACAAGGGTTTTGAAGCGAACTACCACAGAAGACCGGGCGCTGGTCGAAGCTCAAAAACCCGAGAACCTGCCGCTGGACCCGGCGCTGGAGGCGCACATTCCCGCCGAGATGAGTTCCATCGCCTACCGCCGAGGGCTGCGTTCGCTCGGCATCAGCAGCTTTTTCCTGAGTTGAGGTGGGTATGGCGACGAAGTCATGTCCACACAGAAGGCAATCGCCCGGCTATTCGAGTCAATGACGGTCAAGCGAAATAGAGAATTCCATTCAAGTCATCCTGATAGGTGGAGTTCAGGCTCAAACCTTTACGTAAACCCATGCAGTCAATCCAGAGGCAAGCGTCACGCAAACCCGCTTGTAGTCCGACACCTCGTAGGCATCCGCAGCACGCAGTTCTTGATCGGTAATCTGGAAAACCGTTCCTGACACACTGTCCGCCGGGTCGCTACTGGGGCTGACTATAGGGTGGTGTGCCTTGCCGCTGACGGCGAGTACTTCAGGGTCGGTTATTTCAACCCAGGACTGTTTGTAACCCGTCATCCTGTCAGCACACCCTACCAACTCCCGACCAAATTGGCTCAGCTGAACGGCTTTGTCCTGCAAGGTGCCGTACGAGAAGAGCAGCGCTGGGGTTTCCTGAGGTTGCGTCATGAATTGTCCTCGACGTGAAGTGTGACCCAGCGGAAAGGTCTTTATGTGTCAACCGCTGTATCGTCAACTATATAACGATCAGTGTGGCCCAGGTAAATTGCCCTGATTTCAGCACCTAAGGCGCGACCACGCGGCCATCGGTCGAACCCAAACAAAAACAGGAATGCCCAGCCATGCTTTTACGCCAACTGACCTACCTGGTAACGCTCTCGCAAGAGCAACATTTCGGCCGAGCTGCGGAAAAATGCAACGTGTCGCAGCCCGCCCTGTCCGAAGCGATTCGCTCGCTAGAGCAAGACCTCGGCGTGGTTGTGGTGCAGCGCAGCAGGCGTTTCGAAGGTTTTACAGCAGACGGACAGAAGATACTGGTGTGGGCACGCCGCATACTCGCTGACTGCGGCGCCATGCGTCAGGAGGCGAGCAATTGCGAGTTGGGACCGGCCGGAACACTGCGCTTTGGGGCGATTCCCACAGTGCTGTCAATGGTGCCGCTGATGACCGATGCCTGCCTGTCCAGCTATGCGCTGATGAACCTTGAGGTCTATACGCTCGCCACGTCGCAGATCCTCCAGGGCATCAGCAATTTCGAGCTGGATATCGGCATGACCTACCTGTCTGATAGCCGCCTCAGGTCCTTCGACACCTATCCGCTATTCACTGAACGCTACGTGCTGATCGCCCGTGACGATTCATGCCTGCAAGGTAAGTCAGAGTTGGATTGGTCGGCGGTCGCGCGACTGCCACTGTGCTTGCTGACCCGAAACATGCAATGCCGCCAGGGCGTGGACGAAGCCTTCGCCAAGGCAGGCGTGCACGTCACGCCACGGGTGGAAACCGACTCGATGATGGTGCTCTACGGGCATGTGCGGTGCTCCGGCTTGTACAGCGTGGTGCCCCACAGTGCGCTGGCCCTGGCGGAGATGCGCGGGGAAATCGTCGCGATTCCGATTATTCCCGAGTTGCAGCGGGAAATCGGTTTGGTGCTATTGCGCCGCGATCCGCAGCCACTGTTGCTGGAGGCCGCGCTGAAGTTGTTTACGTCGCTGGATCTGCAACGCCGTGTGGACGGCTTTCTGCACTGCTGATCGGTTTGCCCGATCTACTGATCGGAACAAGCGATTGGTCGCCGCACGCCATCCTCCTCGAATATGCCCCCGGCAGCACGATCTGCCCGGGACCGCGCCAGCCTTACCGCGCGGCCCATTCCAATAATCAGGAGGCTCCAATGGCGAAGATTGTTTGCGTACTTTACGACGACCCTGTCACCGGCCAACCTCACACTTACGCCCGCGATGATCTGCCCCACCTGGACCGTTATCCCGACGGCCAGACCTTGCCCACCCC
This window harbors:
- a CDS encoding gamma-glutamylcyclotransferase, with amino-acid sequence MTQPQETPALLFSYGTLQDKAVQLSQFGRELVGCADRMTGYKQSWVEITDPEVLAVSGKAHHPIVSPSSDPADSVSGTVFQITDQELRAADAYEVSDYKRVCVTLASGLTAWVYVKV
- a CDS encoding LysR family transcriptional regulator; amino-acid sequence: MLLRQLTYLVTLSQEQHFGRAAEKCNVSQPALSEAIRSLEQDLGVVVVQRSRRFEGFTADGQKILVWARRILADCGAMRQEASNCELGPAGTLRFGAIPTVLSMVPLMTDACLSSYALMNLEVYTLATSQILQGISNFELDIGMTYLSDSRLRSFDTYPLFTERYVLIARDDSCLQGKSELDWSAVARLPLCLLTRNMQCRQGVDEAFAKAGVHVTPRVETDSMMVLYGHVRCSGLYSVVPHSALALAEMRGEIVAIPIIPELQREIGLVLLRRDPQPLLLEAALKLFTSLDLQRRVDGFLHC
- a CDS encoding zinc-dependent alcohol dehydrogenase family protein, with product MSRMIRFHKFGAADVLRCEEQAEPSPAADEVQIRVQAVGVSWYDVLWRQNLAPSQARLPAGIGHEMAGVVTAVGEGVEDIAVGDRVASFPATSANDHPVYGDVIVLPRTAITRYPDVLTPIEASVHYTPLLIAYFAYVDLARAKAGQTALVTDASHCAGPAFVQLGKALGLKVFAATKEAEQREYLLGLGADKVIVTEEQDLLLQVGKYTDGRGVDMVLDGMGGPQMSLLGDVLAPRGSLVLYGLQGGNQTPFPACAAFQKNIQFYVHCIGNFTGKPELGISQDQVALQRALRDINQFTADQLLTPQIIKVYPFEQVVEAHRYMDQCPCGGRVVLDMAQH
- a CDS encoding aminotransferase class I/II-fold pyridoxal phosphate-dependent enzyme — encoded protein: MTGQAVPGEFAYRKVYRYLEALIEQASGGDPCKLPSLRALSRRLRVSLATVQSAYNLLEEEGRVHCLPRSGYYARFVAKAEVAPMHPQAPLPAQPLLERALLGHERRLARQRAGGVAPWDTLGDTRLRIAVAECYTRSSSQYWCAEDVQLAPDVQAVLETVLAGLALQGGTVLVQSPCCWQVLRALARAGMRVLEVPADSRGNPDLRALARLLGGEPVCMVVMPSCLGMPHGRLVSPHYQQQLGHLLGQHPLWLLENDLDSEHCYSGPPRTRLRDWIDPRWLLVLGAFEAAVGGEAPYAYVLSHDAALAQAFAERAFRLAPLRLQALALMLGNRQIEMQLVQLRADLQRRTQYLVRTLELQFGQRVVLQMPQGGRMLWVRFRQPLEWDCIVAALAGSALHALPGGRFSLQGRYRQYLALVWLGDQPGDLQQAVERLAQALEPRCGRPAGVSR
- a CDS encoding LysR family transcriptional regulator, producing MNRNDLRRVDLNLLIVFETLMHERSVTRAAEKLFLGQPAISAALSRLRNLFDDPLFVRTGRSMEPSARAHEIFALLSPALDSISTAVSRASEFDPATSNAVFRIGLSDDAEFALLPQLLKRIRAEAPGIVLVVRRVNYLLMPTLLASGEISVGVSYTSDLPANAKRKILRRSMPKLLRADSVPGSITLDDFCARPHALVSFAGDLSGFIDEALEELGRKRHVVLAVPQFNGLGSLLAGTDIVATVPDYTAAVLTAAGGLRAEDLPIPVRSFELHMAWRGAQDNDPAERWLRSRIQMFFGDPDSL